From Tissierellales bacterium:
TATCTGTAAGTAATGTAGAGCAGGCTATAGAAGCTGAAAAAGCAGGAGCTGATTATTTAGGAGTAGGTTCTGTATTTATTACAACATCAAAATTAGATGCAACTAATGTAGAAATGGAAGAAATAAAAAAGATTACAAAAACTGTTAATATTCCGGTAATAGGTATAGGAGGTATAAATAAAGAAAATATACATCTTCTGAAGGGTAGTGGATTAGATGGAATTGCAGTAATATCTGCAATACTAGCCCAGAAAGATGTGGAAAGAGCAACAAGAAATTTATACAAACTTTCCAAGGGGGTATTCAGTGAAAGCAGCAATATTTGATTTAGATGGAACTCTTATTGATTCCATGTGGTTATGGGAAGGGTTAGCTGATAATTATTTATTATCTATCGGAATTAAACCACCTAAAGATTTAGGTGAATCTTTGAAAGTGCTGACCTTAAAAGAAGCCTGCTTTTATATAAAAGAAAGATTTAGGCTTAAAGATACACCTGATGAAATTAATCAAGATATGGAAAAATTACTGGCTGATTATTATAGTAACCGACTTCAATTAAAGCTTTATGTATTGGAGATTTTAGAGGAATTTAAAAGTAGAAATATAAAAATGGCTATAGCTACTGCTACAGATGAGCATCTTGTTTCAATGGTTTTAAATAGATATGGTATAAAGGATTATTTCGAATTTATTCAAACTGTTGAAAATATTGGATTAAGTAAAGAACAGCCTGAATTTTTTAAAACTGCAATTAATCGTTTGAAACTGGACCCTAAAGATATATGGGTATTTGAAGATGCTCTTCATTGTATAATATCGGCAAAGAAATGTAATCTAAATGTCGTTGCAGTTAAAGATAAATCAACTTTGCC
This genomic window contains:
- a CDS encoding HAD family phosphatase, which codes for MKAAIFDLDGTLIDSMWLWEGLADNYLLSIGIKPPKDLGESLKVLTLKEACFYIKERFRLKDTPDEINQDMEKLLADYYSNRLQLKLYVLEILEEFKSRNIKMAIATATDEHLVSMVLNRYGIKDYFEFIQTVENIGLSKEQPEFFKTAINRLKLDPKDIWVFEDALHCIISAKKCNLNVVAVKDKSTLPDLDEIKKAADIYIDDFSQLEVDKLWKNY
- the thiE gene encoding thiamine phosphate synthase — its product is MKLSRKDMLLYLVTDRTWLKDETLPGIVESILKNKATFIQLREKNLDYNNFKELAIKVKRVTDKYKVPFVINDNIHIAMEVDADGVHIGQSDLVATRARKALGKNKILGVSVSNVEQAIEAEKAGADYLGVGSVFITTSKLDATNVEMEEIKKITKTVNIPVIGIGGINKENIHLLKGSGLDGIAVISAILAQKDVERATRNLYKLSKGVFSESSNI